In the genome of Coraliomargarita algicola, one region contains:
- the pseB gene encoding UDP-N-acetylglucosamine 4,6-dehydratase (inverting) has product MLNNKNILITGGTGSLGKELTKTILQKWPNVERLIIYSRDEQKQFQMAQEYPADRYPMIRFFIGDVRDLERLKRAFIGVDYVIHAAAMKHVHIAEYNPDECVKTNIGGAENVIKATLGSNVTDVVALSTDKACAPINLYGATKLASDKLFIAANNIVGKQNVKFSVVRYGNVMGSNGSVIPFFLSRRASGVLPITDPTMTRFNISLADGVKMVLHALEHAWGGELYVPKIPSYRITDVAEAIGPECEKPVIGIRPGEKIHEEMITSSDSFTTYDLGEYYVILPQVTKWSLPDYIKKFDAQLVPSGFNYTSGDNEEFETVESLRALIGEHVDSSFVADS; this is encoded by the coding sequence ATGCTGAACAATAAAAATATACTGATCACCGGTGGGACAGGATCACTAGGGAAAGAACTGACAAAAACGATTTTACAAAAGTGGCCTAATGTTGAGCGCTTGATTATCTATTCTCGTGATGAGCAAAAGCAGTTTCAGATGGCTCAAGAGTATCCAGCTGATCGTTACCCCATGATTCGATTTTTTATTGGGGATGTGAGAGATCTAGAGCGTTTGAAGCGTGCATTCATTGGTGTGGATTATGTGATTCATGCGGCTGCGATGAAGCATGTGCATATTGCAGAGTACAATCCTGATGAGTGCGTGAAAACGAACATTGGGGGGGCGGAGAATGTGATTAAAGCCACGCTCGGTAGCAATGTGACAGATGTGGTGGCACTGTCTACTGACAAGGCCTGTGCGCCGATTAATTTGTATGGAGCTACAAAGCTGGCATCCGATAAGTTATTTATTGCCGCCAATAATATAGTTGGCAAGCAGAACGTGAAGTTCTCGGTCGTTCGTTATGGTAACGTGATGGGCTCGAATGGTTCGGTGATCCCGTTCTTTTTGAGTCGGCGGGCGTCTGGCGTGTTGCCGATCACAGATCCTACGATGACTCGATTTAACATCTCCCTCGCGGATGGAGTTAAAATGGTGCTGCATGCGCTAGAGCATGCATGGGGGGGGGAGCTTTATGTGCCTAAAATTCCGTCATACCGTATTACAGATGTAGCGGAAGCGATTGGCCCTGAATGCGAAAAGCCAGTGATTGGCATTCGTCCTGGAGAAAAAATCCATGAAGAAATGATCACTAGTTCTGATTCGTTTACAACTTACGATCTAGGGGAGTATTACGTCATATTGCCTCAGGTCACTAAGTGGAGTCTGCCAGACTATATAAAGAAATTCGATGCTCAGCTGGTTCCGTCGGGGTTCAACTATACTTCAGGCGATAATGAAGAATTTGAAACTGTTGAAAGTCTTCGAGCGTTGATCGGAGAGCATGTGGATTCGAGTTTTGTTGCCGATTCGTAA
- a CDS encoding SGNH/GDSL hydrolase family protein produces the protein MTHLRKIITQWILLTITTFAWAQASPHPVWDLSSNEIPPELQSGHIERVNGTITLKAGAAFAVPADAFKDPKNYTVQVTASINEFVENARFTAMKKQGTEDSGFSFSMNYRSDPWYARAVFTVVNNVVMRSNGIGGKSGPKLNTPYTFTLSLRDGFASFYIDGVPYKKCYMEVTPNNEPMWIGRNIDEDKLPMDVTISEVKVYGPDFVYTSDKETEEEHPRGVVAGKGWALDVPQVEHPEWPKVMIYGDSISMGYQRYLIPDLLEAHAYLFHCVHFINGHVPQQPMAEMAASYPFDAIVFNNGLHSLHWTPDQVSDEEIYKRMSQLAQSFKKGAPQAKIFYLMTTPHTAKRPAPNQEVNALGEKNDIVIRLNDISRQVMQDEGIEIIDVYSILADRLELASGDQYHWKGPAYEIISNEIQKKLRPVLKIKTP, from the coding sequence ATGACGCATCTTAGAAAAATCATCACGCAATGGATCCTCTTGACGATCACCACATTCGCCTGGGCGCAAGCAAGCCCCCACCCCGTCTGGGATTTATCCAGCAACGAAATCCCCCCGGAACTACAATCCGGTCACATCGAAAGAGTAAACGGCACAATCACACTAAAAGCCGGTGCTGCCTTTGCAGTTCCAGCAGATGCCTTCAAGGATCCGAAGAATTACACAGTTCAAGTAACAGCCTCCATCAATGAGTTTGTGGAAAATGCCCGATTCACTGCCATGAAGAAGCAGGGAACAGAGGACAGTGGTTTTAGCTTTTCCATGAATTATCGAAGTGACCCATGGTATGCACGTGCAGTGTTCACTGTCGTCAACAACGTAGTCATGCGAAGTAATGGGATCGGCGGCAAAAGCGGGCCGAAACTCAACACTCCATATACTTTCACACTCTCGCTGAGAGACGGATTTGCATCATTCTATATTGATGGAGTTCCCTATAAAAAATGCTATATGGAGGTCACCCCAAACAATGAACCCATGTGGATCGGTCGTAACATCGACGAAGATAAACTGCCCATGGATGTCACTATTAGCGAAGTCAAAGTCTACGGCCCCGACTTCGTATATACCTCGGATAAAGAAACGGAAGAAGAACATCCGCGTGGCGTAGTGGCCGGCAAGGGCTGGGCTCTCGACGTGCCTCAAGTGGAGCACCCGGAATGGCCTAAAGTCATGATTTACGGTGACTCCATCTCGATGGGATACCAAAGGTATTTGATCCCGGACTTACTGGAAGCACATGCCTATCTATTCCACTGCGTGCACTTCATCAACGGCCACGTCCCGCAACAGCCTATGGCAGAAATGGCTGCCAGCTACCCATTCGATGCCATTGTGTTTAATAACGGCCTGCATTCACTCCACTGGACTCCGGACCAAGTCTCCGATGAAGAAATATACAAACGCATGAGCCAACTCGCTCAATCCTTCAAGAAGGGAGCCCCACAAGCTAAAATCTTCTACTTGATGACCACCCCTCATACCGCAAAACGTCCAGCTCCGAATCAAGAGGTCAATGCATTAGGCGAAAAGAATGATATAGTCATTCGACTCAACGACATCTCTCGCCAAGTAATGCAGGATGAAGGCATCGAAATCATCGATGTATATTCCATACTCGCCGACAGACTGGAACTAGCAAGCGGGGATCAATACCACTGGAAGGGTCCGGCCTATGAGATCATCAGCAATGAGATCCAGAAAAAGTTACGACCAGTATTGAAAATAAAGACCCCATAG
- a CDS encoding DUF4126 domain-containing protein, translating to MNEIIAIFAGVGLAAACGFRVFVPLFIASLAANQGIDALGGVNFEDMIGANFEWLGNDWVTIALGVATVLEIGSYYIPWLDNALDTIATPAAVVAGTFISGAMLPEFMGNDAFKWITAAIMGGGTAGIVQGASVITRGASTATTGGIGNPAVSTAELGGSILTAGLAVMIPILAAVLVLFLLYFFIRTIYRYFVRRAANKRAGQVSAAVPAAAEPRPPLPPGL from the coding sequence ATGAATGAGATCATTGCCATTTTTGCCGGAGTTGGGCTGGCTGCTGCCTGCGGATTTCGAGTTTTTGTGCCACTTTTTATTGCCAGTCTAGCTGCCAATCAGGGAATTGATGCCCTCGGTGGTGTGAATTTTGAGGATATGATCGGCGCGAATTTTGAATGGTTGGGCAATGATTGGGTGACGATTGCGCTGGGGGTGGCGACGGTTTTGGAAATCGGCAGTTACTACATCCCTTGGCTGGACAATGCTTTGGATACGATCGCTACGCCAGCCGCAGTGGTGGCAGGCACCTTCATTTCCGGGGCGATGCTGCCCGAGTTTATGGGGAACGACGCCTTTAAATGGATTACGGCAGCGATTATGGGAGGTGGCACCGCTGGCATTGTGCAAGGCGCATCGGTCATTACACGCGGTGCTTCGACGGCGACGACTGGGGGGATCGGCAACCCGGCCGTTTCGACTGCAGAGCTGGGAGGCTCTATTTTGACTGCGGGGTTGGCTGTGATGATCCCCATTTTAGCTGCAGTTCTAGTTCTGTTTTTGCTCTATTTCTTTATTCGAACCATCTACCGTTATTTCGTGCGCCGCGCTGCGAATAAGCGAGCTGGGCAGGTGAGTGCTGCTGTGCCAGCGGCTGCAGAGCCCCGTCCTCCTTTGCCACCTGGTTTGTAG
- a CDS encoding 1,4-dihydroxy-2-naphthoate polyprenyltransferase has product MADFKIWLEATRPKTLPAAVAPVLLGTAMAHSQGQLLVVPALICLGFALLVQIGTNFANDYLDGVKGTDTDARLGPRRAVASGLVAPATMKAATIGILAFAFCLGLSLIYFGGWWLLAIGIASILCAWIYTGGPYPLAYNGLGDLFVVLFFGLIAVGCTFYVQTGSIHQEVVWLGLACGLVVNNLLVVNNYRDLEEDRKAQKRTLVVMLGRRWALLQYGASLLWAGAVLIWLACQGYGALVLLGWIPVGWGLYHMRKLPQAEQASDYLMCLKRAAIVVVAYGLLVSLGLFFA; this is encoded by the coding sequence ATGGCAGATTTTAAGATTTGGCTTGAAGCGACACGTCCTAAAACACTGCCTGCTGCGGTGGCACCCGTGCTGTTGGGCACCGCGATGGCACATAGTCAGGGGCAGTTGCTTGTTGTGCCCGCGCTGATATGTTTGGGCTTTGCTTTGTTGGTGCAGATCGGGACGAATTTTGCAAATGACTACCTCGATGGCGTTAAGGGCACCGATACTGATGCGCGCTTGGGGCCTCGGCGTGCGGTGGCTTCTGGGCTAGTCGCTCCTGCCACGATGAAAGCGGCGACGATTGGCATACTGGCCTTTGCCTTTTGTCTGGGCTTGAGCCTAATTTATTTTGGTGGCTGGTGGTTATTGGCGATCGGTATTGCGAGTATTCTATGCGCATGGATTTATACCGGAGGTCCTTACCCATTGGCTTATAATGGCTTAGGTGACCTGTTTGTTGTTTTGTTTTTTGGCCTCATCGCTGTTGGCTGTACCTTCTATGTGCAAACAGGCAGTATTCACCAGGAAGTGGTGTGGCTCGGCTTGGCTTGTGGCTTGGTGGTTAACAACCTATTGGTCGTCAATAATTACCGAGATCTGGAAGAGGATCGCAAGGCGCAAAAGCGCACACTCGTCGTAATGTTAGGCAGGCGCTGGGCACTGCTACAGTATGGAGCTTCTCTGCTGTGGGCCGGGGCGGTGCTGATCTGGCTGGCATGCCAAGGCTATGGAGCTTTGGTTTTACTGGGATGGATTCCTGTTGGCTGGGGGCTGTATCATATGCGGAAATTACCGCAAGCCGAGCAAGCCAGTGATTATCTCATGTGTTTGAAAAGGGCCGCAATCGTGGTGGTCGCTTACGGTTTGTTGGTCTCGCTAGGACTTTTTTTCGCCTAG
- a CDS encoding ABC transporter ATP-binding protein: MFIKRFGPYFKFLKPVRVQFALGLLAGIIYAASSGFGLPLVIKYLVPLVTEPDGPTGWKLLGILSMVPAVFIFRALGSFANSYLMAFSGMHVLEQVRRMVFDHIQSLPLAFFGRNKVGDLMSRVMGDTSQLQGAIVKVVDSLIKEPATLISAAAYLVYLSSQENDISFILIALASVPACVLPVKIVGTRILKKAGKAQKQAGELNHVLNENLSATREVRAYNLEARESERFGAACRDFLKKSLKVVKYDKALTPLIELVTSFAIVIALYVAVVNEVDEGALASILAALYMCYQPVKKLGSVSNTIRKAEASLDRLEFVLHTVDTVPETTAPQSLGSVKGQISMQRVQFKYTDDSVVLDDIQVEIQAGEVVALVGPSGAGKTTFANLVPRFYDVTEGSIRIDGIDVRDVLKSELRSHIALVSQEALLFSDSIANNIRIGKPDASLEEIKAAAQMANAHEFIEALDDGYETEVGERGSRLSGGQRQRISIARAFLKNAPIIILDEPTSALDAESEHQIQAALENLSKGRTVLIIAHRFSTIQHANRILVFDAGKIVASGSHSELYPSSELYRSLYDKQAHTVHTEEDRLGEKKS, from the coding sequence ATGTTCATCAAACGCTTCGGCCCCTATTTCAAATTCCTCAAGCCCGTCCGTGTGCAATTTGCACTCGGGCTGTTGGCTGGTATTATCTATGCCGCCTCATCAGGCTTTGGCTTGCCTCTAGTAATCAAGTATCTCGTGCCGCTCGTCACCGAACCAGACGGACCAACTGGCTGGAAACTCCTTGGTATACTGTCGATGGTCCCCGCGGTCTTTATCTTTCGAGCACTCGGCAGTTTTGCCAATTCTTATCTAATGGCCTTCTCTGGCATGCACGTGCTGGAACAAGTACGGCGAATGGTATTTGATCATATTCAAAGCCTACCATTGGCATTTTTTGGGCGCAATAAAGTGGGCGACTTGATGAGTCGCGTCATGGGCGATACCAGCCAACTACAAGGTGCAATTGTCAAAGTGGTCGACAGTCTGATCAAGGAACCAGCCACGCTCATCAGCGCCGCAGCCTACTTAGTTTATTTGTCGTCTCAAGAAAATGACATTAGCTTCATCCTAATTGCACTCGCCTCAGTGCCCGCCTGCGTATTGCCCGTTAAAATAGTTGGCACTCGCATCCTAAAGAAGGCTGGCAAAGCTCAAAAACAAGCCGGCGAACTGAACCATGTGCTCAACGAAAATCTGTCCGCCACACGTGAAGTCCGCGCATACAATCTGGAAGCGCGTGAGAGCGAACGCTTTGGCGCCGCCTGCCGGGATTTTCTAAAAAAATCCTTAAAGGTCGTCAAATACGATAAGGCACTGACTCCACTGATTGAGCTAGTCACCTCCTTCGCGATCGTGATCGCGCTCTATGTGGCCGTCGTCAATGAAGTCGATGAAGGCGCTCTGGCCTCGATTCTCGCAGCGCTCTACATGTGCTACCAGCCAGTCAAGAAGCTGGGCTCTGTCTCCAATACGATTCGCAAAGCCGAAGCCTCGCTGGATCGCTTGGAATTTGTGCTGCATACAGTCGATACCGTGCCCGAAACAACTGCTCCGCAAAGCCTCGGCAGTGTGAAGGGCCAAATTTCTATGCAGCGGGTGCAATTTAAATATACGGACGACAGCGTGGTGCTGGACGACATTCAGGTAGAAATTCAAGCAGGCGAGGTAGTGGCCCTCGTCGGCCCCAGTGGCGCAGGCAAAACGACTTTTGCCAACCTGGTGCCCCGTTTCTACGACGTCACAGAGGGCAGCATTCGTATCGACGGCATCGATGTGCGCGACGTTCTCAAATCTGAACTGCGCAGTCACATCGCACTGGTCTCGCAAGAAGCGCTGCTATTCAGCGACAGCATCGCCAATAACATCCGGATCGGCAAACCAGATGCCAGCTTGGAGGAAATCAAAGCTGCCGCCCAAATGGCCAATGCGCACGAGTTTATCGAAGCCTTGGACGATGGCTACGAAACTGAAGTCGGCGAGCGTGGCTCCCGCCTATCCGGTGGCCAACGGCAACGCATTTCCATTGCCCGTGCCTTTCTGAAAAACGCGCCTATCATCATTCTTGATGAGCCAACCTCAGCACTCGACGCGGAAAGTGAACACCAAATACAGGCGGCCCTGGAGAATCTATCCAAAGGTCGCACGGTATTGATCATCGCGCACCGCTTTAGCACCATTCAACACGCCAACCGTATCCTAGTCTTTGATGCAGGCAAAATCGTAGCCAGCGGTAGCCACAGCGAACTCTACCCCAGCAGTGAACTCTACCGTAGCTTATACGACAAGCAGGCACATACCGTGCACACTGAAGAAGACAGACTAGGCGAAAAAAAGTCCTAG